A genomic region of Rhipicephalus sanguineus isolate Rsan-2018 chromosome 3, BIME_Rsan_1.4, whole genome shotgun sequence contains the following coding sequences:
- the LOC119386837 gene encoding uncharacterized protein LOC119386837 — MQQVIATILLLSVFLFTAPAYKLPEDDFTVEAAFGVGSREAAKEAILVGHILRIAASELEKNDPEDNEADEYSFKSFWAKLKEAVRKGAEKAAVFFYDLGKEVKSSIKEVVKAAADAAVEVAKEKAKEKAVLIVTKIMDKIAAQTDSSELKSNGDFIKHLSKALEQVGRSLIGQGSEILRE, encoded by the exons ATGCAGCAAGTAATCGCAACCATCCTGCTTCTGAGCGTCTTTCTCTTCACAG cgcctGCTTACAAACTTCCTGAAGATGATTTCACTGTGGAAGCCGCATTTGGTGTGGGTTCCAGGGaggctgccaaggaagccatcTTAGTAGGGCACATTCTGCGTATCGCGGCAAGTGAGCTTGAGAAAAACGATCCTGAAGACAACGAG GCAGACGAGTACTCCTTCAAATCCTTCTGGGCAAAGCTGAAAGAGGCAGTAAGGAAGGGTGCTGAAAAAGCCGCCGTTTTTTTCTATGACCTGGGAAAGGAAGTGAAAAGCTCCATAAAAGAAGTCGTCAAAGCAGCTGCGGATGCAGCAGTCGAGGtagcgaaagagaaagccaaggaaaaggccgTCCTCATTGTGACAAAAATCATGGACAAGATCGCTGCCCAAACGGACTCGTCAGAGCTCAAGAGCAACGGCGACTTTATCAAGCATTTGAGCAAGGCTCTTGAGCAAGTTGGGCGATCGCTGATAGGGCAAGGCTCAGAAATTCTTAGAGAATAA